Proteins encoded by one window of Porphyromonas vaginalis:
- a CDS encoding Omp28-related outer membrane protein: MKQTTTLWSLLLTLLIAVTVSTAQEPVTPRLQAAPAGTSLRAGGTLTGFGFADRNAETGAVGVGATNIYISAYILLPDVGANKIEKISFPGVKADKVAYLLILSEDGKTTLYNQKCEIAVGVNEMTLTTPFATEAGKRYLVGFATKPVGSTRQDAYVLPFDGKSEIKDALYIAAGTDPFPTEKNKENERAFNLFNAMGSNVGSAQIFVTLKDESKLQDLGYLTAVEGNFSKIKVGEKVSPKVSLRNIGMNEITSFDLTYQFGTGEVKTISHTVTPALAATQTGEYTFEIPAEVEGMGTLHFAVSQVNGKKNVFADNRVDLTYLVGDYNAINRETVLLERFTGEDCPYCPQADAPINAFIKQMTEAGLRVSYIAYHIFNQDFVSIREPYELGQYFLLAGFPSISINRAVTPDGRSLSQDGRISKDGATAWTNKMKNDKQGVKIESINQKISDGTLEVVVKGVALKNSFDPEDLYLTVLVTEDNIPARSQRGAGKGYKHEAVPRLYLTAATGNKLKVEADGTFTVTLRGTLKSTWVGSQCNVVAVVHPSIKQSKLENRAVHTAETAPLGFGLANEPVAPAQAPVVTAEGGYLNILGRVDAFELYDMSGALVTTNVETRLLPGTYIIRIFSDLRVYTSKVIVR, encoded by the coding sequence ATGAAACAAACAACTACCCTCTGGAGTTTACTCCTCACGCTCCTCATAGCCGTCACAGTGAGTACGGCTCAGGAGCCTGTAACGCCACGTCTGCAGGCAGCACCTGCAGGCACATCCTTACGTGCTGGCGGTACCCTGACTGGCTTTGGCTTTGCTGATCGCAACGCAGAGACTGGGGCCGTTGGCGTCGGTGCAACAAACATCTACATCTCTGCTTACATCCTGCTACCCGACGTAGGTGCTAATAAGATTGAGAAGATCTCTTTCCCAGGAGTTAAGGCTGACAAGGTCGCCTACCTCCTCATACTCTCAGAAGATGGTAAGACCACACTCTACAACCAGAAGTGCGAGATCGCTGTTGGCGTTAATGAGATGACCCTCACGACACCCTTTGCTACTGAGGCGGGCAAGCGCTACCTCGTAGGCTTTGCCACAAAGCCTGTAGGTAGTACCCGACAAGATGCATACGTTCTCCCCTTCGATGGAAAAAGCGAAATCAAAGATGCGCTATATATAGCTGCGGGTACAGATCCTTTCCCAACAGAGAAGAATAAGGAGAATGAGCGTGCCTTTAACCTATTCAACGCTATGGGCTCTAACGTCGGCTCTGCACAGATCTTCGTCACACTAAAGGATGAGAGCAAACTACAGGATCTAGGCTACCTAACCGCTGTTGAGGGCAACTTCAGCAAGATCAAAGTAGGTGAAAAGGTCTCTCCGAAGGTCTCTCTCCGCAACATCGGTATGAACGAGATCACCTCTTTCGATCTCACCTATCAGTTTGGTACAGGTGAGGTCAAGACTATCTCACATACCGTAACTCCCGCACTGGCAGCTACTCAGACGGGCGAGTACACCTTTGAGATCCCCGCTGAGGTAGAAGGTATGGGTACGCTACACTTTGCTGTCTCCCAGGTCAATGGTAAGAAGAATGTCTTTGCAGATAATCGTGTAGACCTTACTTATCTAGTTGGAGACTACAATGCAATTAATCGAGAGACGGTTCTCCTAGAGCGCTTTACAGGAGAGGATTGTCCTTACTGCCCACAAGCAGATGCTCCCATCAACGCTTTTATCAAGCAGATGACAGAGGCTGGACTACGTGTTAGCTATATTGCGTACCACATCTTTAATCAAGACTTCGTGTCAATACGAGAACCTTATGAACTCGGTCAATACTTCCTTCTTGCTGGCTTCCCATCTATATCTATCAACCGCGCTGTTACACCAGATGGACGATCTCTTAGCCAGGACGGTAGAATCAGCAAGGATGGTGCTACTGCATGGACTAACAAGATGAAGAACGATAAGCAGGGCGTCAAGATCGAGAGCATAAATCAGAAGATCTCTGACGGTACGCTGGAGGTAGTCGTCAAGGGTGTAGCTCTTAAGAATAGCTTTGACCCAGAGGATCTCTACCTAACGGTACTCGTAACGGAGGACAACATCCCCGCTAGGAGCCAACGAGGAGCTGGTAAAGGCTACAAGCACGAGGCTGTACCTCGTCTCTACCTCACCGCAGCTACGGGTAACAAGCTCAAGGTCGAGGCTGACGGCACTTTCACTGTCACGCTACGTGGTACCCTCAAGTCTACTTGGGTAGGTAGCCAGTGCAATGTAGTTGCTGTCGTTCACCCAAGCATCAAGCAGTCTAAATTGGAGAACCGTGCTGTACACACTGCTGAGACAGCTCCTCTAGGCTTTGGTCTCGCTAACGAGCCTGTAGCTCCTGCACAAGCTCCTGTCGTAACGGCTGAGGGTGGCTACCTAAACATCCTAGGTCGTGTTGATGCCTTCGAGCTATACGACATGTCTGGTGCACTCGTCACAACGAATGTAGAGACACGTCTCCTACCAGGCACCTACATCATCCGCATCTTCAGCGATCTACGCGTCTACACCTCCAAGGTGATCGTTCGCTAA